The region CATTTAAACGGCTACAGTGTCTTAGTAGTAACCTATTTAAATTGGTCATCGTAGTAATAAAGATTTGGTGGTGGCATAATTAAGTAAGCAATCTGTTAACTGTAATCTTAGATGAATAAAGCCTCGTTATGGAAGGACGTGTCTTATTTATTGTGAAtcacaaaaataatactatttcaaacttatgtccaATGATTAcacgttttatactaaactaaatttctatTTTCACTTAGGCTGTCCCGCCTCTTGTTAtgatgtagtatttacatcctctttgcgtGTGTCTAGCACGAGCGTTCTTTGTGAGTGGCAGCCTTGActgtagtgtttaaattatctttggcAGTCTGACAAACTGCGTCAAAATTGCGGccgaactattttttttatttatttagtggcaacGGGTACATCATCCATTTCAGTTTTAATATAAGGTAGGTACTCTGTGGTACAtcatgcaagtccataggcccaGGCCGGACGGACGGTCGGTTGTTACCATTTGACGCATATACAATTTTTACggctataatattaattattttatgaaaataaatataatattatatattttttttaaattagtgaaATCGATTAATACGTCCTGACATAACTATGACTTGTCAGTCGTCGAACTGTCAAAAATCTATGAATAAAATAGACATGGTTTGAACTAAACAAACCTCAAGAATTGCACTAAAATCGGTAGGTACCTAGTCGCGTAGTTGGTACTGAcagtttattcaataaaattttgtccTAGTAATCACATATTCCATATATACCTacttcaaaacaataataacagTATATGGCCATGTAGTCTTGCAcatctattttaaaattaaattcatataatgtatattttatgagTGATGATAATTGTGTGAAAACCTAATCTTATCTTTTTATTCCTGCtaaatttttatcaattatatcaattattGGTGATGAGTTAAACgattaatactataataatatgtctCTTCCAAATTCTGACGAAGAAGTTGTGTCGAAGTTTCCCCTTCATGAGTGCGTTTTTGTAGGAGACGTTCGTAAGCTATCGTCTTTATTACGCTCCCATGATGTGACTGTAAAGGATAAGCATGGGAACTCTGCTTTACATTTAGCCGTTATGCTCGGTCGTAAAGAATGCATTCAATTATTGCTCGCGCATGGTGCTCCTGTTAAAGTGAAGAATTTGGCAGGATGGTCACCCCTGGCGGAAGCAATTAGCTATGGCGACCGCCAGACTATATCGTCATTAGTCCGAAAATTGAAACTGCAGGCCCGTGAACAAATGGAACAAAGGAGGCCTGATCTCATACACACTCTCAATAAAATACAAGACTTCTATATGGAATTGAGATGGGACTTTCACTCTTGGGTCCCCCTAGTTTCAAGAGTGCTACCATCAGATgtgtgtaaaatatataaatctggCTCTAGAATCAGACTGGACACAACTTTAGTTGACTTTACAGATATGAGATGGGAAAGAGGAGATCTAGCATTCATATTTCAGGGTGACAAAGAAACTGGTGACTCTCTTACTGTTCTTGATAATAAGGCAAAAGTGTACCAAAAAGTACGCTATGAGGAGACAGAAAATGAAATAGAAGATGAAGTAGACATTCTCATGTCTAGTGACATTCTAGCAGCCCAGATGTCAACTAAAGCAATTTCATTCTCTAGGGCTCAATCTGGTTGGTTTTTTAAAGAAGACCGAAAAGAAACTGTGGCTGGATTGTATAAAAGTGATGTTTATACTATAACTGGACTAGTCCTAGAGTCTAGGAAGAGGAGAGAACATCTGTCAGTAGAtgatttgcaaaaaaataaagctATTATTGAGAGTTGGACTAGAGGAAACACTCAAAATTTAGATCCAAATGGTGAGCCAGTCCGTAGAGCATCATTAAACCCACCTCCAGAACGTGGAGTGGATTGGAACTCCTATATATCATCATTTCCAGGAGAATATCCTAGTTTAGGCAGAGAGTTAGTTTACAAGGAGACCTCTAGAAATTTCCGTGCTACCCTAGCCATGAGTGATGACTTTCCTTTAAGTGTGGATATGCTGCTCAATGTTCTAGAAGTGATTGCACCTTTCAAACATTTTGCAAAATTAAGGCAATTTATTGCTATGAAATTGCCAAAAGGATTCCCAGTGAAAGTAGAAATACCAATATTACCAATGGTTACAGCTAAAATAACCTTCCAGAAGTTTGAGTTTCGTGAAAGCAATCcatttgaattatttgaaataccTGAAGACTATGTAGAGGATCCCCTGCGTTTCCCTGACTTATGACATTTTGATATTCTAACACTGTTTGAAATTAGTGATTTTCCAATATCTTTTGGTGCAATGAAGTGTGAAAGGTCGATGAAAACAAGTGATAATAATTGTGGATACCCAGTGCAGGCACTACTCTCCATTGAGTTTCCTATGTTGTTTGGAATGGGAAGTTCATACTCAAGTCATTATGTTTTAAATGTGGAATAAATTTTACTAGTGGATACTTGGGTTTTGTCCAATTTGGGTACCTCTTTTAAAGTACAGTGTTAGAATGACctcattttaaatacattaaatttatagtaaaatttGTGTCCATTCAGTTAAAATatcattcaaaattttaatattttatcaacagTGTATATCTATTTGTATATCAGAGTCTATTGCTCACTGTCTTTGttctaaaaattgtaatttatctatgaattatttatttattaacagtagatatgttaaaatattttaaatttttattataatttaaatgtacaTAATGAATTTACCACAATAACCTAGGGCCTCAATTGTAATGAAATCTATTGCTTAGTCTATCTTGTAGTGGTGGAATAGTTCCTTGCAGTATCTTAGAATGTTTTTGAACTTTTATCTCTATTCACTGCAAAGTTTTGAATGTGATTAGTATTTATACAGTATTATACAAACACATGTATATAAGCTATCTTGTCTTATGCCTTCCAAATTTTTGGAGGAAGTTTGACAAAAATGTACAATTATTATGCTTTTAGAAAATTCAACACAAAGATTTAGGTAAAAATTCTAAGTATTGACAATAACTTAGCCCACCTCATATTTTTAAAggtcttttttatttgtgaatgaAATTTAATAGAACTTAGTTACTGTGAAAGACAATGTGTGATGCAATGCAATTTGTTCCATGGCATAATATGAAAAAGTTTACTGTAAGTAAATGTAATAGtgttttgttttagtttaattattagtaaattgacactaaaatattgtgattgtttcatttataattttataaaatatgaaattagaTAGATACTAAAATTACTAGATAATTggatagtaaaataaaaaaccaggtatttttcataataaatttaatttataaaatatgacaaaaaatttgtctgtttgtaggattatttcaatataaaataattaagcacTCATACACTACAAAAACAACACTCATATTTCTAAAAGATTCTCAAAGCATCTGAAGTCTGAGAACATAATGTGACAGTGATATAAATAAGATATGTTTTATGTCAGTATAATGaacaattactataatattgtattgtttttttatataatgcttCTCTGTTCTTGTAAATAGCAAAAACAtgataaaaattcataaaaatataagttaaaaaTACTATGTTTCAGAGGTGATATATGATTGGATTATGTGGCTCAGTATAAAATTACCAAAGCAACTTATTTAAAGAGCATTTAAATTCTCAAGTTAATTGTTAAACCAACATAATAGGGTGAGTTTGAGTTGTTCTTGTGACAAGATCTTTAACGGAATGATTTCCGCGACCTAGCACTTGTCGTTGAGGGCTGCTTTTCGGGTGCCTGCTCTAGGAATCCCAATGTCACGACTCGCAGAGATACTGAAGAACGGCGAGctgaaaataaaaactattattattataatatattactagcaGTTACCCTCATCCATATTTACAAGACTAACCATATAAGTTGGTGTTCCAACGGTCCCACATGCATATATATAGAAAActattatagtattatatttataattgttaagaCACCATTTGTAAGAAATGATTTTGTACGGCCGTTTATTCTTTTGACTTACTTTACAAATCCCGAATCCGACTGCCACaaaagtactttttattttttgggtTAATATATAACCTTTGACACTCACAATTAATAATATGGCTTTCTACTGGTaacacaatttttaaaaatggttcagtagatccagagattatccTCTACAAACTCACagactttacataatatacatataccAATTATCAATGGATATGCCAAGTTATCCTATGAGGAAGTTGATGCCAGTAGATCAGACCAGCCAGGCCaggtattcttggtacacttccatattcatcatagtTGTTACTACATGTAGAAGTATTGTTTTGGTGTACATAAATA is a window of Leptidea sinapis chromosome 23, ilLepSina1.1, whole genome shotgun sequence DNA encoding:
- the LOC126971117 gene encoding ankyrin repeat domain-containing protein 13C-B, giving the protein MSLPNSDEEVVSKFPLHECVFVGDVRKLSSLLRSHDVTVKDKHGNSALHLAVMLGRKECIQLLLAHGAPVKVKNLAGWSPLAEAISYGDRQTISSLVRKLKLQAREQMEQRRPDLIHTLNKIQDFYMELRWDFHSWVPLVSRVLPSDVCKIYKSGSRIRLDTTLVDFTDMRWERGDLAFIFQGDKETGDSLTVLDNKAKVYQKVRYEETENEIEDEVDILMSSDILAAQMSTKAISFSRAQSGWFFKEDRKETVAGLYKSDVYTITGLVLESRKRREHLSVDDLQKNKAIIESWTRGNTQNLDPNGEPVRRASLNPPPERGVDWNSYISSFPGEYPSLGRELVYKETSRNFRATLAMSDDFPLSVDMLLNVLEVIAPFKHFAKLRQFIAMKLPKGFPVKVEIPILPMVTAKITFQKFEFRESNPFELFEIPEDYVEDPLRFPDL